In the genome of Candidatus Nezhaarchaeota archaeon, one region contains:
- a CDS encoding type II/IV secretion system ATPase subunit, which translates to MRLSLKPRLRRLSPTKKNPDPLLHVNLISSHVDPGELSTLELVETYSVGSHVKVILGAKAGTGYYFVEEPRLSHADLVCYGALMQALKVMIKPSPLMLSDPAGYLESYVEKVSDEYGLSSLSKEVKEKILYYIKRDTLGYGPLDPLIRDPKIEDISIEGVSRPVRVFHRTFNDLDWLITNISFHDEQSIDHIVVKLVHTAGKHVSTAFPIADIALPEKHRVTVTYSREVTPFGSSVTIRKFREEPLTICHLIAWRTVSPLMAAYWWLLLEHKMFIMIVGPMASGKTTLLNALATLLKPNWKVVSIEDNQELHLPHVGWKPLVARHTYTLGESKTEIELFDLVKLSLRERADFIIVGEVRGEEAYALVQAAASGHGCACTFHGDSFETMVQRLTSPPINVSPSFIPLITNVVIVKRVAPLGNKPARRVVKVSEVVNVKEERELFRWDPQLDVHLPLSVEELIERSLVLNKIAGLSEWSLSQLKEEVKRRASFLKSLVKDNVLSYSDVVAKLRNFYAEAY; encoded by the coding sequence TTGAGGCTGAGCTTAAAGCCAAGGTTGAGGCGCTTAAGCCCTACGAAGAAGAACCCCGACCCCCTACTCCACGTCAACCTAATCTCTAGCCACGTGGACCCTGGGGAGCTCTCAACTCTAGAGCTAGTGGAGACGTACAGTGTCGGTAGCCACGTGAAGGTGATTTTAGGCGCTAAGGCGGGTACTGGCTATTACTTCGTTGAGGAGCCCCGACTCTCCCACGCTGACCTTGTATGCTACGGAGCTCTTATGCAGGCCCTCAAAGTCATGATTAAGCCCTCCCCGCTCATGCTCTCTGACCCTGCAGGATACTTAGAGTCTTACGTAGAGAAGGTCAGCGATGAGTATGGGCTAAGCTCCTTGAGTAAAGAGGTGAAGGAGAAGATACTATACTACATTAAGAGGGACACGCTGGGCTATGGGCCGCTAGACCCCCTTATCAGGGATCCTAAGATAGAGGATATTTCTATCGAAGGGGTCAGTAGGCCGGTTAGAGTCTTCCATAGGACCTTTAACGACTTAGACTGGCTAATCACCAACATTAGTTTTCACGACGAACAGTCAATCGACCACATAGTCGTTAAGCTAGTACACACCGCTGGGAAGCACGTCAGCACAGCCTTCCCAATAGCCGATATAGCTCTACCTGAAAAACACAGGGTAACGGTAACTTACTCTCGAGAAGTCACCCCCTTCGGCTCCTCGGTGACGATTAGGAAGTTTAGAGAGGAGCCCTTGACTATATGCCACCTCATCGCGTGGCGGACGGTCTCTCCGCTCATGGCCGCCTACTGGTGGCTACTACTAGAGCACAAAATGTTCATAATGATCGTCGGCCCCATGGCCAGCGGCAAGACGACGCTACTTAACGCTCTAGCGACTCTACTTAAGCCGAACTGGAAGGTTGTGTCTATAGAGGATAACCAGGAGCTCCACTTGCCACACGTAGGCTGGAAACCTCTGGTGGCTAGGCACACTTACACCCTCGGTGAGTCTAAGACGGAGATCGAGCTCTTCGACCTCGTCAAGCTAAGCCTTAGAGAGAGGGCTGACTTCATCATCGTCGGCGAGGTTAGAGGTGAAGAAGCATACGCCCTAGTCCAGGCGGCGGCCTCAGGGCATGGGTGTGCGTGCACTTTCCATGGAGATAGCTTCGAGACCATGGTTCAGAGGCTCACTTCACCGCCGATTAACGTGAGCCCGTCCTTCATCCCCCTGATCACCAACGTCGTCATAGTTAAGCGGGTGGCGCCATTGGGCAATAAGCCGGCGAGGAGGGTCGTGAAGGTCTCAGAGGTAGTTAACGTTAAGGAAGAGAGGGAGCTGTTTCGCTGGGATCCTCAGCTCGACGTCCACCTACCTCTGTCGGTCGAGGAGCTAATTGAGCGGAGCCTAGTACTAAACAAAATAGCTGGCCTCTCAGAGTGGAGCCTCTCTCAGTTAAAGGAGGAGGTTAAGCGCCGCGCCTCCTTCCTAAAGTCCCTCGTTAAGGACAACGTGCTTTCATACAGCGACGTCGTAGCTAAACTAAGGAACTTTTACGCGGAGGCCTATTGA
- a CDS encoding nitroreductase family protein — protein MDVVEAIKTRRSIRSYFTSMISDSELEALLELASWAPSAGNLQPWEFVIVRDEKIKERLAAEALHQWWITEAPVVVVACANERRSSSIYGVRGRSLYCICDVSAAVENLLLAAHASGLGSCWVGAFHDEGVARLLKLPSGVRPIAILPIGRPAEHPAPPPRRPLSEVLHFDQF, from the coding sequence ATGGATGTAGTTGAGGCCATTAAGACGCGTAGGAGCATTAGATCTTACTTCACCTCTATGATTAGCGACTCTGAGCTAGAGGCTCTGCTCGAATTAGCTTCATGGGCTCCTTCAGCTGGAAACCTTCAGCCCTGGGAATTTGTAATAGTAAGAGACGAGAAAATTAAGGAGAGATTAGCCGCCGAAGCCCTTCATCAGTGGTGGATAACTGAAGCGCCTGTAGTAGTTGTCGCCTGTGCTAACGAGAGGAGGTCCTCTAGCATCTATGGCGTTAGGGGTAGGAGCCTGTACTGTATATGCGATGTATCAGCTGCCGTAGAGAACCTGCTCCTAGCAGCCCATGCAAGCGGGCTTGGTAGTTGCTGGGTGGGGGCTTTTCACGATGAGGGAGTAGCTAGGCTGCTAAAACTTCCGAGCGGAGTGAGGCCTATCGCCATACTTCCCATAGGGAGGCCTGCTGAGCACCCAGCTCCTCCTCCTCGAAGGCCGCTAAGCGAAGTGCTGCACTTTGATCAGTTCTAG
- a CDS encoding transglutaminase-like domain-containing protein, with translation MSKLLRPVLLMLLTTALALALLISYPPSTKPLLLEYSLKIVLINNGSEPLPLEPFLKASIFPNHTGQRTRVLSVKWAVGNFSSSSYELLWTEEGNLIIRLNGSYEQLAPSSKYELEVTIHVDLAHQDPPPLEIALDASLPVDSIPQELRDKFCLATPLWDFTNPLVSRLVEEVGSKEGSTLELVLAFVKWIDDNLAYPLERRDAIAQYLNQTLVSLEGDCDDRANLFIAMCRAVRIPSFLQYGVVYEPGRSYEHVHAGGRYRYFGSGLSGHGWAMVYIPPWGWLPVDFTFFKGVSSYWRDGRLFVTTPDPLNHIKGAAVRIGGVIVEGNVTSRDYVASTLGLFRMLEEHNAYLVHYEVLKPR, from the coding sequence TTGTCTAAGCTCCTCCGCCCCGTGCTGTTAATGCTGCTTACGACTGCCTTAGCCCTAGCTCTCCTTATATCCTACCCTCCCTCGACTAAGCCTCTCCTCCTTGAGTACTCGCTTAAGATCGTGCTGATTAACAACGGGTCAGAGCCCCTACCGCTTGAGCCGTTCCTTAAAGCCTCTATTTTCCCCAATCACACAGGGCAAAGGACACGGGTTCTAAGCGTCAAGTGGGCTGTGGGGAACTTCTCATCGAGTAGCTACGAGCTCCTGTGGACTGAAGAGGGCAACCTTATTATTAGGCTTAATGGCTCCTATGAGCAATTGGCGCCTAGCTCTAAGTATGAGCTAGAGGTAACTATACATGTAGACCTAGCTCATCAAGACCCTCCCCCCCTCGAAATAGCCCTGGACGCCTCCCTACCTGTAGATAGCATTCCGCAAGAATTAAGGGATAAGTTCTGCTTAGCAACACCGCTATGGGACTTTACTAACCCCTTAGTGAGCAGGCTCGTAGAGGAGGTCGGGTCGAAGGAGGGCTCGACGCTCGAATTAGTCTTAGCGTTCGTGAAGTGGATAGATGATAACTTAGCCTATCCGCTCGAGCGGCGAGACGCTATCGCTCAATACTTAAACCAGACCTTGGTTAGCTTGGAAGGTGATTGCGACGACAGGGCTAACCTCTTCATAGCTATGTGTAGAGCAGTGCGCATACCAAGCTTCCTTCAGTACGGGGTGGTGTATGAGCCTGGTCGTAGCTATGAGCACGTTCACGCTGGCGGGAGGTATAGATACTTCGGAAGTGGCTTAAGTGGGCACGGGTGGGCAATGGTATACATCCCCCCTTGGGGCTGGCTTCCCGTCGATTTCACCTTCTTTAAAGGAGTAAGCTCGTACTGGAGGGATGGGAGACTCTTCGTTACTACCCCGGACCCCCTGAACCATATTAAAGGCGCGGCGGTTAGGATCGGAGGGGTGATAGTCGAAGGTAACGTGACCTCGAGGGACTACGTAGCTTCTACCTTAGGCTTATTTAGGATGCTGGAGGAGCATAATGCCTACCTAGTGCACTACGAAGTGTTGAAGCCTCGGTAG
- a CDS encoding divalent metal cation transporter, protein MRRLERKTSDTLELFTSGVVAGISNIDACAILCLLSISSIYGFSLLWALMLGLLIYIVVLQLTSELALVTGKGFAENLKSNACAHKVSLIVLLSVAANLSLLSVQVSGMAISLASLFDLPLTIAIAASAAIIFTTSSLKPCNLVDKVLVVLCVIAFSAVVLKAPPDYRAVVAGLVSPGLSIEAEYWVAAIAMMGISVGPNIIFYEASDLVEKGIKEEALLKALTSIIVGVLVCLVICLAIMTYGAALPPIPEDLTTAIKASISTFGRAFTTIFLIGLLASSLLAAIVTHQSTVALLSEVYGWRGVGARRDSKAWVVWVAIITIASTIPVLVVSKLVKLALAAAVINSIAAIPLLNYLVKLCTDPSLMGGIEVKRGMKVTLQIAVGTSIAVNAGGILIIVASRPLLGYITLPADLLILAAGAALTALIIKRLSFIKKGGAR, encoded by the coding sequence GTGAGGAGGTTGGAGAGGAAGACCAGTGATACGCTCGAGCTATTTACCTCTGGAGTAGTGGCAGGGATATCGAATATAGATGCCTGTGCTATTCTATGCTTGCTCTCAATAAGCTCGATCTACGGCTTCTCGCTCCTGTGGGCGTTGATGCTAGGCCTGCTCATATACATTGTCGTTCTTCAGCTAACTTCTGAGCTCGCGTTAGTAACTGGGAAGGGGTTCGCCGAAAACCTTAAGAGCAATGCGTGCGCCCACAAGGTTTCGCTCATAGTGCTACTATCAGTAGCTGCTAATCTATCTCTCCTCTCAGTTCAAGTGAGCGGGATGGCTATCTCGCTGGCAAGCCTCTTCGACTTGCCGCTCACCATTGCTATTGCAGCCTCAGCCGCTATCATCTTCACGACTTCGAGCCTTAAGCCATGCAACTTAGTGGACAAGGTGCTAGTGGTCCTATGTGTCATCGCTTTCTCAGCGGTGGTACTTAAGGCGCCTCCAGACTACCGGGCTGTAGTAGCTGGGCTCGTATCTCCTGGGTTGTCAATAGAGGCTGAATACTGGGTGGCCGCGATAGCCATGATGGGCATCTCTGTAGGGCCCAACATTATCTTCTACGAGGCGAGCGATTTAGTCGAGAAGGGCATTAAGGAAGAGGCGCTGCTGAAGGCGCTAACCAGCATCATAGTAGGCGTTCTAGTCTGCTTAGTTATCTGCCTAGCGATTATGACCTATGGCGCTGCCCTGCCGCCGATTCCAGAAGACCTAACTACGGCCATTAAGGCCTCGATCTCCACCTTTGGGCGAGCCTTTACCACGATCTTCCTAATAGGACTCCTCGCCTCCTCACTCCTAGCTGCAATTGTAACCCATCAGTCCACCGTAGCCTTGCTTTCAGAGGTATACGGATGGAGGGGGGTCGGGGCGCGGAGGGATAGTAAGGCTTGGGTGGTGTGGGTGGCCATTATAACCATCGCTAGCACCATCCCAGTGCTAGTGGTGTCTAAGTTAGTCAAGCTAGCCTTGGCCGCAGCCGTTATAAATAGCATCGCCGCCATTCCACTACTCAACTACCTAGTTAAGTTGTGCACAGACCCCTCGTTAATGGGTGGTATAGAGGTTAAGAGGGGGATGAAAGTAACGTTACAAATAGCGGTGGGGACGTCCATAGCCGTAAACGCAGGAGGTATTTTGATAATAGTAGCCAGTAGGCCTCTACTAGGCTACATCACCCTCCCCGCTGACTTACTCATCCTAGCCGCCGGAGCCGCTTTAACGGCACTGATCATTAAGAGGTTAAGCTTTATCAAGAAGGGTGGTGCTAGGTAG